From Actinosynnema mirum DSM 43827, a single genomic window includes:
- a CDS encoding polyamine ABC transporter substrate-binding protein, giving the protein MTDQNLRIARIWDPGNARVTRRSMFRASAFFALAATGACGVGQAPGGSTSSAPSAAKATNAVDEPKLNFYNWTDYIADDTLSGFTEASGVQVTYDNFSTNDELEAKIASGAAGYDLVVPSDNFLRRFLRSDLVLPLDHDLIPNLKNLETRFTEADYDAGNRYSVPWAWGTTGLAYSKSQLGDAVTGFSAYDLAAAQGRSTILDEARDALALGLLKLGFDPNTTDAGQIDQAATALLELKRKIGQINSDVIEPLTSGQVPLAQSYSGDAFQAREANEDIAYAIPTEGGLSYVDLLCIPKQAPHAANAHAFINYILEPKVGAALANAVRYGSPNAAAKEFIEPELLDDPLVYPSEEQLAKLPFTKDLGAEAEARYADAWTKVKTG; this is encoded by the coding sequence ATGACTGACCAGAACCTCCGGATCGCCCGCATCTGGGACCCTGGAAACGCCCGCGTGACGCGGCGTTCGATGTTCCGCGCCAGCGCGTTCTTCGCGCTCGCCGCCACCGGCGCGTGCGGCGTCGGCCAGGCGCCCGGCGGCTCCACGTCCAGCGCGCCCTCGGCCGCCAAGGCCACCAACGCGGTGGACGAGCCGAAGCTGAACTTCTACAACTGGACCGACTACATCGCCGACGACACGCTGTCCGGGTTCACCGAGGCGTCCGGCGTCCAGGTCACGTACGACAACTTCAGCACCAACGACGAGCTGGAGGCCAAGATCGCCTCCGGTGCGGCCGGCTACGACCTCGTGGTGCCCAGCGACAACTTCCTGCGCCGCTTCCTGCGCTCGGACCTGGTCCTGCCGCTGGACCACGACCTCATCCCGAACCTGAAGAACCTGGAGACCAGGTTCACCGAGGCCGACTACGACGCGGGCAACCGGTACTCCGTGCCGTGGGCCTGGGGCACCACCGGCCTGGCCTACTCCAAGTCCCAGCTGGGCGACGCCGTCACCGGCTTCTCCGCCTACGACCTGGCCGCCGCGCAGGGCCGCAGCACGATCCTGGACGAGGCGCGCGACGCCCTCGCCCTCGGTCTGCTCAAGCTCGGGTTCGACCCCAACACCACCGACGCGGGCCAGATCGACCAGGCCGCGACCGCGCTGCTGGAGCTCAAGCGCAAGATCGGCCAGATCAACTCCGACGTGATCGAGCCGCTCACCTCCGGCCAGGTCCCGCTCGCCCAGTCCTACTCCGGCGACGCGTTCCAGGCCCGCGAGGCCAACGAGGACATCGCCTACGCCATCCCCACCGAGGGCGGGCTGTCCTACGTGGACCTGCTGTGCATCCCCAAGCAGGCCCCGCACGCGGCCAACGCGCACGCGTTCATCAACTACATCCTCGAGCCGAAGGTCGGCGCGGCGCTCGCCAACGCGGTGCGCTACGGCAGCCCGAACGCGGCGGCCAAGGAGTTCATCGAGCCCGAGCTGCTGGACGACCCGCTGGTCTACCCGTCCGAGGAGCAGCTGGCGAAGCTGCCGTTCACCAAGGACCTCGGGGCCGAGGCCGAGGCCCGCTACGCCGACGCCTGGACCAAGGTCAAGACGGGCTGA
- a CDS encoding ABC transporter permease, translating to MRRRPWVLGASAFGVLAFLYAPILWLAAVSFNESRSLSRITGLSTKWYGELFADDRVMSALALTLRLALASAAIATVIGALAAFGLRRAFPGRGAWTVLLSLPLVVPEVVLGVAVLGFCVKLAGIPLGFGALLIAHVAFTLSYVVVVVRARVSGLDSRLEEAAADLGASPLVAFRTVTWPLVAPAVGAGAAFAFLLSFDDVVTSSYLTGVGSTTLPVYVYAQAGKRGVSPEIVALSTLMVGVSAALLVAGVLFTAWRARRAAVPSSTFVAAAGDH from the coding sequence GTGAGGCGGCGGCCCTGGGTGCTGGGCGCCTCGGCGTTCGGCGTGCTCGCGTTCCTGTACGCGCCGATCCTGTGGCTGGCGGCGGTCTCGTTCAACGAGTCCCGCTCGCTCAGCCGCATCACCGGCCTGTCCACGAAGTGGTACGGCGAGCTGTTCGCCGACGACCGGGTCATGTCCGCGCTGGCGCTGACCCTGCGGCTGGCGCTGGCCAGCGCCGCGATCGCCACGGTGATCGGGGCGCTGGCCGCGTTCGGGCTGCGCAGGGCGTTCCCCGGACGCGGCGCGTGGACGGTGCTGCTGAGCCTGCCGCTGGTGGTGCCCGAGGTGGTGCTGGGCGTGGCGGTGCTCGGGTTCTGCGTGAAGCTCGCGGGCATCCCGCTCGGGTTCGGCGCGCTGCTCATCGCGCACGTGGCGTTCACGCTCAGCTACGTGGTCGTGGTGGTGCGGGCGCGGGTGTCCGGGCTGGACTCGCGGCTGGAGGAGGCGGCGGCCGACCTGGGCGCCTCGCCGCTGGTCGCGTTCCGCACGGTCACCTGGCCGCTGGTGGCCCCGGCGGTGGGGGCGGGCGCGGCGTTCGCGTTCCTGCTCTCGTTCGACGACGTGGTGACCTCCAGCTACCTCACCGGCGTCGGCTCCACCACGCTGCCCGTGTACGTCTACGCGCAGGCGGGCAAGCGCGGGGTGTCGCCGGAGATCGTGGCGCTGTCGACGCTGATGGTGGGGGTGAGCGCGGCGCTGCTCGTGGCGGGCGTGCTGTTCACCGCGTGGCGGGCCCGGCGCGCGGCCGTGCCGTCGTCAACTTTCGTCGCTGCCGCGGGCGACCATTGA
- a CDS encoding ABC transporter permease, which yields MARRPPRWLVATGLLTPTGLWLGLFLVAPLALVVQFSFATRDTGIARAVLPWTVDAYRTALDPAFLPIFGRTLAYAAATTLLCLVLGFPLAWFTARHAGRFRTAVLAAVLVPFWSSYLARIYAWKALLDGDGLVNRVLEQVGLGRDGGFLLTHGAVVLGLTYGFLPFMVLPLYVACERFDHRQVEASYDLGHGRVSTFARIVLPGVAPGVLAGSLLVLVPAAGDFVTPKLLGGVDQTTFGSVIDDQFRGGNNWPLGSAMAVLLLVLVVVVLVLRGKRGEDVL from the coding sequence ATGGCGCGGCGCCCACCCCGCTGGCTGGTCGCCACCGGCCTGCTCACCCCGACCGGGCTGTGGCTCGGCCTGTTCCTCGTCGCGCCACTGGCGCTGGTGGTGCAGTTCAGCTTCGCCACCCGCGACACCGGGATCGCCCGCGCCGTCCTGCCCTGGACGGTCGACGCCTACCGGACCGCGCTCGACCCGGCGTTCCTGCCGATCTTCGGGCGCACCCTGGCGTACGCCGCCGCCACCACGCTGCTGTGCCTGGTGCTCGGCTTCCCGCTGGCGTGGTTCACCGCGCGGCACGCGGGCCGGTTCCGCACCGCCGTGCTGGCGGCGGTGCTCGTGCCGTTCTGGTCCAGCTACCTGGCGCGCATCTACGCCTGGAAGGCGCTGCTGGACGGCGACGGCCTGGTCAACCGGGTCCTGGAGCAGGTCGGGCTCGGCCGCGACGGCGGGTTCCTGCTCACCCACGGCGCGGTCGTGCTCGGCCTGACCTACGGGTTCCTGCCGTTCATGGTGCTGCCGCTGTACGTGGCGTGCGAGCGGTTCGACCACCGGCAGGTCGAGGCGTCCTACGACCTCGGCCACGGCCGGGTGTCCACGTTCGCGCGGATCGTGCTGCCGGGCGTGGCCCCCGGCGTGCTCGCGGGCTCGCTGCTGGTGCTGGTGCCCGCGGCGGGCGACTTCGTGACGCCCAAGCTGCTCGGCGGCGTGGACCAGACCACGTTCGGCAGCGTCATCGACGACCAGTTCCGGGGCGGCAACAACTGGCCGCTCGGGTCCGCCATGGCGGTGCTGCTGCTGGTGCTGGTGGTCGTCGTGCTGGTGCTGCGCGGCAAGCGCGGGGAGGACGTGCTGTGA
- a CDS encoding ABC transporter ATP-binding protein → MPDTHAPVEVGLHGVTKRFSDQVAVDGVDLNVHEGEFFSVLGPSGCGKTTLLRMIAGFADPDEGRIELDGVDMVGVPPYRRDVNTVFQSYALFPHMSVWDNVAYGVKRKGVRGAELKKAVGEHLELVRLAQFAKRRPTQLSGGQQQRVAIARALAAGPRLLLLDEPLGALDAVLRKELQIELMRIQREVGTTFLYVTHDQEEALVLSHRIAVMNAGKLEQVGYPEDVYERPATRFVAGFIGTSNILAATVSGADGSWVELDSPGVTRLRAALQRDVRRGQRVEATVRPEKVHLYDENEQAPSGWCELTGVVRDVVYTGVSTQYVVDLPGGGELVAFAQNTRRVDDAGSPGQPVRMAWDPEYTVLLEKSTDD, encoded by the coding sequence GACGAAGCGGTTCTCCGACCAGGTCGCCGTGGACGGCGTCGACCTGAACGTCCACGAGGGCGAGTTCTTCTCCGTGCTCGGCCCGTCCGGCTGCGGCAAGACCACGCTGCTGCGGATGATCGCGGGCTTCGCCGACCCGGACGAGGGCCGCATCGAGCTGGACGGCGTCGACATGGTCGGCGTGCCGCCGTACCGCCGCGACGTGAACACCGTCTTCCAGTCCTACGCGCTGTTCCCGCACATGAGCGTGTGGGACAACGTCGCCTACGGCGTCAAGCGCAAGGGCGTGCGCGGGGCCGAGCTGAAGAAGGCCGTCGGCGAGCACCTGGAGCTGGTGCGGCTCGCGCAGTTCGCCAAGCGCCGCCCCACCCAGCTGTCCGGCGGGCAGCAGCAGCGCGTGGCCATCGCCCGCGCGCTCGCCGCCGGTCCGCGCCTGCTGCTGCTCGACGAGCCGCTCGGCGCGCTGGACGCGGTGCTGCGCAAGGAGCTCCAGATCGAGCTGATGCGCATCCAGCGCGAGGTCGGCACCACCTTCCTCTACGTCACCCACGACCAGGAGGAGGCCCTCGTGCTCTCCCACCGGATCGCGGTGATGAACGCGGGCAAGCTGGAGCAGGTCGGCTACCCCGAGGACGTCTACGAGCGGCCCGCCACCCGGTTCGTCGCGGGCTTCATCGGCACCTCGAACATCCTGGCCGCCACCGTGTCCGGCGCGGACGGGTCCTGGGTCGAGCTGGACTCGCCCGGCGTCACCCGGCTGCGCGCCGCGCTCCAGCGCGACGTCAGGCGCGGCCAGCGCGTGGAGGCCACGGTGCGCCCGGAGAAGGTGCACCTGTACGACGAGAACGAGCAGGCCCCCAGCGGCTGGTGCGAGCTGACCGGGGTGGTGCGCGACGTGGTCTACACGGGCGTGTCCACCCAGTACGTGGTCGACCTCCCCGGCGGCGGGGAGCTGGTCGCGTTCGCGCAGAACACCCGTCGCGTCGACGACGCGGGCTCGCCGGGGCAACCCGTGCGGATGGCCTGGGACCCCGAGTACACCGTCCTGTTGGAGAAGAGCACCGATGACTGA